The Lysobacter gummosus genome includes a region encoding these proteins:
- a CDS encoding four helix bundle protein, with amino-acid sequence MIRDSEKQRPHERLEVWRDAMALVESIYRITASFPDSERLGLSMQLRRAAVSVPSNIAEGAARRSRPEYLRFLAMARGSLAEISTQYEIARRLGYLTDNATDTDLLDRTFARLNALIRSLGSSPRVVSETPALHESPISNPESHA; translated from the coding sequence GTGATTCGGGATTCGGAAAAGCAGCGACCGCACGAGCGCCTGGAGGTCTGGCGCGACGCGATGGCCTTGGTCGAATCGATCTATCGCATCACCGCATCTTTTCCCGACTCGGAGCGGCTGGGCCTGTCCATGCAGTTGCGCAGAGCAGCCGTGAGCGTTCCGTCGAACATCGCCGAAGGCGCAGCCCGGCGATCAAGACCGGAGTACTTGCGGTTCCTGGCGATGGCACGCGGTTCGCTCGCTGAAATCAGCACGCAGTATGAGATCGCCCGCCGCCTGGGCTATCTCACCGACAACGCCACGGACACAGACTTGTTGGACCGAACCTTCGCCCGTCTGAACGCTCTGATCCGCTCGCTCGGCTCATCGCCGCGCGTCGTCAGCGAGACGCCCGCGCTTCACGAATCCCCAATCTCGAATCCCGAATCCCATGCTTGA
- the dsbD gene encoding protein-disulfide reductase DsbD, translating to MTNHLFPGRRLRAGLTALAFAGFALLLSTPALAVDESDLLPVDEAFALKADAPSPDRIAISWKIAKGYYLYRHRISVKADAGFAAQPLQLPKGKAHKDQFFGDVETYHSDLNAVLPGKGRGASTTLTIKYQGCAEAGVCYPPQTRTLTVALPGAAAIAAAAANAAAADPVPAAAPLANFGSRVGASNPLLGAASPLSAPGNANVGATEALPLPPEQAFGFEAIAQDGNTLLLRFTPARGYYLYRDKTSLKTDNAAIAAGKPQWPRGTAHRDEHFGDVTVFFEQIDVPLPLIRRSADAATIVLTAGFQGCQTDGICYPPMTRKISVDLPAGTLTAAAPAEAAKTGASTATLAAAIAATEAASGDDASTAAGANATGAASDPVASGPANVIDQTGANANSKLAAATAAAEAKSSPATGAAAPQAEDSLLAATLAGPNRYLALLSFFGFGLLLAFTPCVLPMVPILSGLIVGQGPGLGAKRAFALSLVYVLASAVVFTIAGVIAGLVGANLQIAFQTPWVIVLFALLFLVLSLSSFGLYELQLPHRLRNLVGEVSNRQRSGSWAGVAIMGALSALIVGPCVAPPLAAAVLYIGQTRDPVFGGAALFALAMGMGAPLIAFGVAAGKGLPTSGPWMVGVQRAFGLVFVGMAIWMLGRILPGPVTLALWGALLLGAAVMIALPLSRGAFGDGVRGLGWIAALLLGLTGAVQIVGALAGSTDPLRPLAGLRGGAAAHPAELPFRKIKSSEDLDREIAAAQSAGRPLMLDFYADWCVACKEMEKYTFPEPQVHQALDGFVLLKADVTANDDLDQALMKRLGIIGPPMTLYFVHGAERRDLRLVGFEKAPEFAQRAARAREAAR from the coding sequence ATGACCAACCACTTGTTTCCGGGCCGGCGCCTGCGCGCCGGTCTGACCGCCCTCGCCTTCGCCGGTTTCGCCCTGCTGCTGTCCACGCCCGCGCTGGCGGTGGACGAGAGCGACCTGCTGCCGGTGGACGAGGCCTTCGCGCTCAAGGCCGATGCGCCATCGCCGGACCGCATCGCGATCTCGTGGAAGATCGCCAAGGGCTATTACCTCTACCGCCACCGCATCTCGGTCAAGGCCGACGCCGGCTTCGCCGCGCAGCCTTTGCAATTGCCCAAGGGCAAGGCGCACAAGGACCAGTTCTTCGGCGACGTCGAGACTTATCACAGCGATCTCAACGCGGTGCTGCCGGGCAAGGGCCGCGGCGCCAGCACGACGCTGACGATCAAATACCAGGGCTGCGCCGAAGCCGGCGTGTGCTATCCGCCGCAGACGCGCACGCTGACCGTCGCCCTGCCCGGCGCGGCGGCGATCGCCGCGGCCGCTGCGAATGCGGCGGCGGCCGATCCGGTGCCTGCGGCCGCGCCGCTGGCGAATTTCGGCTCGCGCGTGGGCGCGTCCAATCCGCTGCTCGGCGCCGCCTCGCCGCTGAGCGCGCCGGGCAACGCCAACGTCGGCGCCACCGAAGCGCTGCCGCTGCCGCCGGAACAGGCTTTCGGCTTCGAAGCCATCGCCCAGGACGGCAACACCTTGCTGCTGCGCTTCACCCCGGCGCGCGGCTATTACCTGTATCGCGACAAGACCTCGCTTAAGACCGACAACGCCGCCATCGCCGCCGGCAAGCCGCAATGGCCGCGCGGCACCGCCCACCGCGACGAGCACTTCGGCGACGTCACCGTGTTCTTCGAACAGATCGACGTGCCGTTGCCGCTGATCCGGCGCAGCGCCGACGCGGCGACGATCGTGCTGACCGCCGGCTTCCAGGGCTGCCAGACCGACGGCATCTGCTATCCGCCGATGACCCGCAAGATCAGCGTCGATCTGCCGGCCGGCACCCTGACCGCCGCGGCCCCCGCCGAGGCGGCGAAAACCGGCGCCAGCACCGCGACTCTGGCCGCGGCCATCGCCGCGACCGAAGCGGCCAGCGGCGACGACGCCTCCACTGCGGCCGGCGCGAACGCCACTGGCGCCGCGTCCGACCCCGTCGCGTCCGGCCCGGCGAACGTGATCGATCAAACCGGCGCCAACGCCAATTCCAAGCTCGCCGCCGCGACCGCGGCCGCCGAGGCCAAATCCTCGCCCGCCACCGGCGCCGCCGCGCCGCAGGCCGAAGACAGCCTGCTCGCCGCCACCCTGGCCGGGCCCAACCGCTACCTGGCGTTGCTGAGTTTCTTCGGCTTCGGCCTGCTGCTCGCCTTCACCCCGTGCGTGCTGCCAATGGTGCCGATCCTGTCGGGCCTGATCGTCGGCCAGGGCCCGGGCCTGGGCGCGAAACGCGCGTTCGCGCTGTCGCTGGTGTACGTGCTGGCCAGCGCGGTGGTGTTCACCATCGCCGGCGTGATCGCCGGACTGGTCGGCGCCAACCTGCAGATCGCGTTCCAGACGCCGTGGGTGATCGTGCTGTTCGCGCTGCTGTTCCTGGTGTTGTCGCTGTCGAGCTTCGGCCTGTACGAACTGCAGCTGCCGCACCGCCTGCGCAATCTGGTCGGCGAAGTCAGCAATCGCCAGCGCAGCGGTTCGTGGGCGGGCGTGGCGATCATGGGCGCGCTGTCGGCGCTGATCGTCGGCCCGTGCGTGGCGCCGCCGCTGGCCGCGGCGGTGCTCTACATCGGCCAGACCCGCGATCCGGTGTTCGGCGGCGCGGCCTTGTTCGCGCTGGCGATGGGCATGGGCGCGCCGCTGATCGCCTTCGGCGTCGCCGCCGGCAAGGGCCTGCCGACCAGCGGGCCGTGGATGGTCGGCGTGCAGCGCGCGTTCGGGCTGGTGTTCGTGGGCATGGCGATCTGGATGCTCGGACGCATCCTGCCCGGCCCGGTGACCTTGGCGCTGTGGGGCGCGTTGCTGCTCGGTGCGGCGGTGATGATCGCGCTGCCGCTGAGCCGCGGCGCGTTCGGCGACGGCGTGCGCGGGCTGGGCTGGATCGCGGCGCTGCTGCTGGGCCTGACCGGCGCGGTGCAGATCGTCGGCGCGCTGGCCGGCAGCACCGATCCGCTGCGTCCGCTCGCCGGCCTGCGCGGCGGCGCGGCCGCGCATCCGGCCGAACTGCCGTTCCGCAAGATCAAATCCAGCGAAGACCTCGACCGCGAAATCGCCGCCGCGCAGAGCGCCGGCCGGCCGTTGATGCTCGACTTCTATGCCGACTGGTGCGTGGCCTGCAAGGAGATGGAGAAGTACACCTTCCCCGAACCGCAGGTGCATCAGGCGTTGGACGGCTTCGTCCTGCTCAAGGCCGACGTCACCGCCAACGACGACCTCGACCAGGCGCTGATGAAGCGGCTGGGCATCATCGGCCCGCCGATGACGCTGTACTTCGTCCACGGCGCCGAACGCCGCGACCTGCGCCTGGTCGGTTTCGAAAAAGCCCCCGAGTTCGCCCAACGCGCCGCGCGTGCGCGCGAAGCGGCGCGCTGA
- a CDS encoding AcvB/VirJ family lysyl-phosphatidylglycerol hydrolase: MCLCAVCPPALASEPAAVAASPRLSSEITHGRFVRTPVRLPAGEVKRFVLWFADGLDLARRKARIEALVADGAMVATVDVAALEALLRKDGGACNFSSGDVENFSRYVQAYYRLPTYHLPLLLGDGEGAALAYAIAAQGNASLFAGAVSVDFCPVLRLPRALCANGALKLQAEAGLAHLQAAPLRVPWLAAAPRAQEKSCKSDEVDAFVKAIPQARVFARAGDDATPGLRAALISLGAQRHASLPPPPADLKGLPITEVSAAQGGNADTFAIFVSGDGGWADFDKSVAARLSKAGVPVVGVDSLRYFWTPRTPQSFAVDIDRIARYYGAQWKRENVLLIGFSQGADVLPGAYNQLPPATRNLVRSTTLISAGQSAEYEFHLSNWIGNSGKGLPIAPQVARMPPSRVLCIYGSDDGDALCPRLPKGAALIEKMPGDHHLGGDYDGVAARVLSASGISTGTAAAGATVTP, from the coding sequence ATGTGCCTGTGCGCCGTTTGTCCGCCGGCGCTCGCTTCCGAGCCGGCCGCTGTCGCGGCCTCGCCTCGGTTGAGCAGCGAAATCACCCACGGCCGCTTCGTGCGCACGCCGGTGCGGTTGCCGGCCGGCGAGGTGAAACGCTTCGTGCTGTGGTTCGCCGACGGCCTGGATCTGGCGCGACGCAAGGCGCGCATCGAGGCGCTGGTCGCTGACGGCGCGATGGTCGCCACCGTCGATGTCGCCGCGCTCGAAGCCTTGCTGCGCAAGGACGGCGGCGCATGCAATTTCTCCTCCGGCGATGTCGAGAATTTCTCCCGCTACGTGCAGGCGTATTACCGCCTGCCGACCTATCACTTGCCGTTGTTGCTCGGCGACGGCGAAGGCGCGGCGCTGGCGTATGCGATCGCCGCGCAGGGCAACGCCAGCTTGTTCGCCGGCGCGGTGTCGGTCGATTTCTGCCCGGTCCTGCGCTTGCCGCGCGCGCTGTGCGCGAACGGCGCGCTCAAGCTGCAAGCCGAGGCCGGGCTCGCGCATCTGCAGGCGGCGCCCTTGCGGGTGCCGTGGCTGGCGGCGGCGCCGCGCGCGCAGGAAAAAAGCTGCAAGAGCGATGAAGTGGACGCTTTCGTCAAGGCGATCCCGCAGGCGCGCGTATTCGCGCGCGCGGGGGACGACGCCACGCCTGGCCTGCGCGCCGCGCTGATCTCGCTGGGCGCGCAACGTCACGCCAGCCTGCCGCCGCCGCCGGCCGATCTGAAGGGCTTGCCGATCACCGAAGTCTCCGCGGCCCAGGGCGGCAACGCGGACACCTTCGCCATCTTCGTTTCCGGCGACGGCGGCTGGGCCGATTTCGACAAGAGCGTCGCCGCGCGCCTGAGCAAGGCCGGAGTGCCGGTGGTCGGCGTGGATTCGCTGCGCTATTTCTGGACGCCACGCACGCCGCAGAGTTTCGCCGTCGATATCGACCGCATCGCGCGCTACTACGGCGCGCAGTGGAAACGCGAGAACGTGTTGCTGATCGGTTTCTCGCAAGGCGCCGATGTGCTGCCGGGCGCGTACAACCAACTGCCGCCGGCCACGCGCAATCTGGTGCGTTCGACCACGCTGATCTCGGCCGGACAGAGCGCCGAGTACGAATTCCATCTGTCCAACTGGATCGGCAACAGCGGCAAGGGCTTGCCGATCGCGCCGCAGGTCGCGCGCATGCCGCCGAGCCGGGTGCTGTGCATCTACGGCAGCGACGACGGCGATGCGCTATGCCCGAGGTTGCCCAAGGGCGCGGCGCTGATCGAGAAAATGCCCGGCGACCACCACCTCGGCGGCGATTACGACGGCGTGGCGGCGCGGGTGCTGTCGGCGTCGGGGATTTCGACCGGCACGGCCGCGGCCGGCGCCACCGTTACGCCCTGA
- a CDS encoding TlpA family protein disulfide reductase — MTIPSALKIVLIAAAAGALGVLAGQLVSGNGWLMRTDLGQRVLQERMERESPKPPADLAVAARGAAMPPLRLQGLDKQPVQLPQAYAGRPILINIWASWCGPCIKEMPELSRYAKGQGADGTQVVGIALDNAADVAAFLQRVPVGYPILLDTPGPRDAGVQLGNLKGVLPYSVLIGADGKLVKQRIGPFEDGEIEGWAN; from the coding sequence GTGACGATTCCTTCCGCGCTGAAGATCGTGCTGATCGCCGCCGCCGCGGGCGCGCTGGGCGTGCTCGCCGGGCAACTGGTCAGCGGCAACGGCTGGCTGATGCGCACCGACCTGGGCCAGCGCGTGCTGCAGGAACGCATGGAGCGCGAGTCGCCCAAGCCGCCGGCCGATCTGGCCGTGGCCGCGCGCGGCGCGGCGATGCCGCCGCTGCGGCTGCAGGGCCTGGACAAGCAGCCGGTGCAGTTGCCGCAGGCCTACGCCGGGCGCCCGATCCTGATCAACATCTGGGCCAGCTGGTGCGGGCCGTGCATCAAGGAAATGCCCGAGCTCAGCCGCTACGCCAAGGGCCAGGGCGCGGACGGCACGCAAGTGGTCGGCATCGCCCTGGACAACGCCGCCGACGTCGCCGCGTTCCTGCAACGCGTGCCGGTCGGCTACCCGATCCTGCTCGACACCCCGGGCCCGCGCGATGCCGGGGTGCAGTTGGGCAACCTCAAGGGCGTGCTGCCCTACAGCGTGCTGATCGGCGCCGACGGCAAGCTGGTCAAGCAGCGGATCGGGCCGTTCGAAGACGGCGAGATCGAAGGCTGGGCGAACTGA
- the accB gene encoding acetyl-CoA carboxylase biotin carboxyl carrier protein: MDLRKIKKLIDLLEESNLAEIEIKEGEESVRLARTPKGGYAMAQPQPMYAPQPEQPRAPQPMPMQSPTEAATGGSAKPISDLPDGHVVRAPMVGTFYTSPAPDKPSFVAVGQAVKAGDTLGIIEAMKMFNPIEADVSGTVLKVMAESGQPIEFDQPLFVIG; encoded by the coding sequence ATGGACCTGCGCAAAATCAAGAAACTGATCGACCTGCTCGAGGAATCCAACCTCGCCGAGATCGAGATCAAGGAAGGCGAGGAATCCGTCCGCCTGGCCCGCACGCCCAAGGGCGGCTACGCGATGGCGCAACCGCAGCCGATGTACGCGCCGCAGCCCGAGCAGCCGCGCGCGCCGCAGCCGATGCCGATGCAGTCGCCGACCGAAGCGGCCACCGGCGGCAGCGCCAAGCCCATCAGCGACCTGCCCGACGGCCACGTCGTGCGCGCGCCGATGGTCGGCACCTTCTACACCTCGCCGGCGCCGGACAAGCCGTCCTTCGTCGCCGTCGGCCAGGCGGTCAAGGCCGGCGACACGCTGGGCATCATCGAAGCGATGAAGATGTTCAATCCGATCGAAGCCGACGTGTCCGGCACCGTGCTCAAGGTCATGGCCGAAAGCGGCCAGCCGATCGAGTTCGATCAGCCGCTGTTCGTAATCGGCTGA
- a CDS encoding SH3 domain-containing protein has protein sequence MPRPDFIAASLALSAMLALLSAAAPVRAQAPAAQTACAFGAFVNETDPAGLNVRAGPGTAHRVLGTLPPTKLSADDPPLRARVEVQVTASADGWFRIAGAQDNEALLDAAARPMFKGTGWVSGRKLTVKSQATVGRQRPDAKSPAVLIGKDGMSFDSDGFLEHGRLVDCAGKWAQVEYAPDSELRANLQIKPAATAGVEAGRVRAWVDHLCALQETSCDGG, from the coding sequence ATGCCACGTCCCGATTTCATCGCCGCGAGCCTCGCACTGTCTGCGATGCTGGCGCTGCTGTCCGCCGCCGCGCCGGTTCGCGCGCAAGCGCCCGCCGCGCAAACCGCGTGCGCGTTCGGCGCCTTCGTCAACGAGACCGATCCGGCCGGGCTCAATGTCCGCGCCGGACCGGGCACCGCCCATCGCGTGCTCGGCACCTTGCCGCCGACCAAGCTCAGCGCCGACGATCCGCCGCTGCGCGCGCGGGTCGAGGTGCAGGTCACCGCGAGCGCCGACGGCTGGTTCCGCATCGCCGGCGCGCAGGACAACGAAGCCTTGCTCGACGCCGCGGCGCGGCCGATGTTCAAAGGCACCGGTTGGGTCAGCGGGCGCAAGCTGACGGTGAAATCGCAAGCCACTGTCGGCCGGCAACGGCCCGATGCCAAGTCGCCGGCGGTGCTGATCGGGAAAGACGGCATGAGCTTCGACAGCGACGGGTTCCTCGAACACGGTCGCCTTGTCGATTGCGCCGGCAAATGGGCGCAGGTCGAGTACGCGCCCGACAGCGAGCTGCGCGCAAACCTGCAGATCAAACCCGCCGCGACCGCCGGAGTCGAAGCGGGCCGGGTCCGCGCCTGGGTCGACCACCTGTGCGCGCTGCAGGAAACCAGCTGCGACGGCGGCTGA
- a CDS encoding zinc-dependent alcohol dehydrogenase family protein, protein MDAFQLQGHSLDSLRRTDLPEPQPGPGQVRIRVAAASVNYRDYALATGRYQPELPRPFVPLSDGVGRIDALGAGVTDFAVGERVIGHYTTAWKEGPFKSENHLSKLGGPLDGWLARSIVLSADAIARAPQFLDDAEASTLPVSGLTAWAALRKLQLQPGAKLLVQGTGSVSLMALQLAAARGVDVIATTGDAGKAELLRSLGARAVIDYKQRADLSAAVREITGGRGVDGIVDVVGGQQFLQLLQAAADNAHIAVIGFLQSMNVDGNLIGPIMAHQLNIHGVSVGSLQDLREYLDEVEAHRIRPVVGARFSFEEGAPAIASIAEQRQVGKPVVIFD, encoded by the coding sequence ATGGATGCCTTCCAACTCCAAGGCCACAGCCTCGACAGCCTGCGCCGTACCGACCTGCCCGAACCCCAGCCCGGCCCGGGCCAGGTGCGGATCCGGGTCGCCGCCGCCTCGGTCAACTACCGCGACTACGCCCTGGCCACCGGCCGCTACCAGCCCGAGTTGCCGCGGCCGTTCGTGCCGCTGTCCGACGGCGTCGGCCGGATCGATGCGCTCGGCGCCGGCGTCACCGATTTCGCCGTCGGCGAGCGGGTGATCGGCCACTACACCACCGCCTGGAAAGAGGGCCCGTTCAAGTCCGAGAACCACCTGAGCAAGCTCGGCGGCCCGCTCGACGGCTGGCTGGCGCGCTCGATCGTGCTTTCGGCCGACGCGATCGCGCGCGCGCCGCAGTTTCTCGACGACGCTGAGGCCTCGACCTTGCCCGTGTCCGGTCTCACCGCCTGGGCCGCGCTGCGCAAACTGCAGTTGCAGCCCGGCGCGAAGCTGCTGGTGCAGGGCACCGGCAGCGTCTCGCTGATGGCGCTGCAACTGGCGGCCGCGCGCGGCGTGGACGTGATCGCGACCACCGGCGATGCGGGCAAGGCCGAACTGCTGCGCTCGCTCGGCGCGCGCGCGGTCATCGACTACAAGCAGCGTGCGGATTTATCCGCGGCCGTGCGCGAGATCACCGGCGGGCGCGGCGTGGACGGCATCGTCGATGTCGTGGGCGGGCAGCAATTCCTGCAGTTGCTGCAGGCCGCGGCCGACAACGCCCATATTGCGGTGATCGGGTTTCTGCAGAGCATGAACGTGGACGGCAATTTGATCGGCCCGATCATGGCGCACCAGCTCAATATCCACGGCGTCAGCGTGGGCAGCCTGCAGGATCTGCGCGAATACCTGGATGAGGTCGAGGCGCATCGCATCCGTCCGGTCGTGGGCGCGCGGTTTTCGTTCGAGGAGGGCGCGCCGGCGATCGCGTCGATCGCGGAACAACGGCAGGTGGGCAAGCCGGTGGTGATTTTCGATTGA
- the aroQ gene encoding type II 3-dehydroquinate dehydratase, which translates to MAKLLVLHGPNLNLLGTREPEVYGRTTLAQIDAGLGERAQAAGHALESLQSNAEHVLVDRIQAARGDGTALILINPAAFTHTSVAIRDALAAVAIPFIEIHLSNPHTREDFRRHSYFSDLALGVVCGFGADSYRYALEAAIKRLAP; encoded by the coding sequence ATGGCCAAGCTCCTGGTCCTGCACGGCCCCAACCTCAATCTGCTCGGCACGCGCGAGCCCGAGGTCTACGGCCGCACCACCCTGGCGCAGATCGACGCCGGCCTGGGCGAACGCGCGCAGGCCGCCGGGCACGCCCTGGAGAGCCTGCAGTCCAACGCCGAGCACGTCCTGGTGGACCGCATCCAGGCCGCGCGCGGCGACGGCACCGCCCTGATCCTGATCAATCCGGCCGCCTTCACCCACACCAGCGTGGCGATCCGCGACGCCCTGGCGGCGGTGGCGATCCCCTTCATCGAGATCCACCTGTCCAACCCGCATACCCGCGAAGACTTCCGCCGCCACAGCTACTTCAGCGACCTGGCCCTCGGCGTGGTCTGCGGCTTCGGCGCCGATAGTTACCGCTACGCACTCGAAGCTGCAATCAAGCGGCTGGCACCCTGA
- the cutA gene encoding divalent-cation tolerance protein CutA → MSDTLPVLVLSTCPDQTSADAIALALVEEGLAACVTRIPGARSTYRWQGRIEHATEVQLLIKTRVTISGALIKRLTELHPYELPEVVVVEPRDVSEPYMRWVNEQTPDR, encoded by the coding sequence ATGTCCGATACCCTGCCCGTGCTGGTGCTGAGCACCTGCCCCGACCAGACCAGCGCCGACGCGATCGCCCTGGCCCTGGTCGAGGAAGGCCTGGCCGCCTGCGTCACCCGCATCCCTGGCGCGCGCTCGACCTACCGCTGGCAGGGCCGGATCGAACATGCGACCGAGGTCCAGCTGTTGATCAAGACCCGCGTCACCATCTCCGGCGCCCTGATCAAGCGGCTCACCGAACTGCATCCGTATGAACTGCCGGAGGTCGTCGTGGTCGAACCCCGCGACGTCTCCGAGCCTTACATGCGATGGGTCAACGAACAGACTCCCGACCGATGA
- a CDS encoding LysR family transcriptional regulator, whose amino-acid sequence MIGGLYSELEAFEAILQHGSFTAAARQLQVTPGAITRRLNTLEARLGAKLLNRSTRRLSLTESGRHYYAEVAPALAQILAAGERVHDLSAQPRGELRVSVPMNFGRLYVIPHLPAFLDRYPGISLDVQFDDRFVDLIGAGFDAAIRIGALSDSRLVARQIAETRRILVASPDYLHRRGAPAAPADLIDHDCLHYTLFRDAPTWEFQRDRETLRVPVRGRLKANYGMPLVDAALHGGGILQTATFAVARELASGELVEVMPDWCLLPIGIYAVYPGREYRPRKVEAFIDFLEETIGRPAVWDRVIAGDG is encoded by the coding sequence ATGATCGGCGGCCTGTACTCCGAACTCGAGGCCTTCGAGGCCATCCTTCAGCACGGCAGCTTCACCGCCGCGGCCCGGCAACTGCAGGTGACGCCGGGCGCGATCACGCGCCGGCTCAACACCCTGGAAGCGCGTCTGGGCGCCAAGCTGCTCAATCGCTCGACCCGGCGCCTGAGCCTGACCGAATCGGGCCGCCACTATTACGCCGAGGTCGCTCCGGCGCTGGCGCAGATCCTGGCCGCGGGCGAACGCGTCCACGACTTGTCGGCACAGCCGCGCGGCGAGCTGCGGGTGTCGGTGCCGATGAATTTCGGCCGGCTGTATGTGATCCCGCATCTGCCGGCGTTTCTCGATCGCTATCCGGGCATTTCGCTGGATGTGCAATTCGACGACCGCTTCGTCGATCTGATCGGCGCCGGTTTCGACGCCGCGATCCGGATCGGTGCGCTCAGCGATTCGCGCCTGGTTGCGCGGCAGATCGCCGAGACCCGGCGCATCCTGGTCGCCTCGCCCGACTATCTGCACCGGCGCGGCGCCCCAGCCGCGCCGGCCGATCTGATCGACCACGACTGCCTGCACTACACCCTGTTCCGCGACGCCCCGACCTGGGAATTCCAGCGCGACCGCGAAACGCTGCGGGTGCCGGTGCGCGGGCGGCTGAAGGCCAACTACGGCATGCCGCTGGTCGATGCGGCGCTGCATGGCGGCGGGATTTTGCAGACGGCGACGTTCGCGGTCGCGCGCGAGCTGGCCTCGGGGGAACTGGTGGAGGTGATGCCGGATTGGTGTCTGCTGCCGATCGGGATCTATGCGGTGTATCCGGGGCGCGAGTATCGGCCGCGGAAGGTCGAGGCGTTTATCGATTTTCTCGAAGAGACGATCGGGCGGCCGGCGGTGTGGGATCGGGTGATTGCGGGGGATGGGTGA